Genomic DNA from Fusarium oxysporum Fo47 chromosome IX, complete sequence:
ATGCCCGAAAAGTCGGAGATACCTTATGATTTCTCATCGGTTTCGCGGTATTTAACCAATCCTGGTTATCTCCTGACTATTCACGGCCTCTTCCAGCCTACTGAACTGGCCTTCAAAGGAATCAACCCAAGCAATCTGTCTCAGCATTCCTTCTAGTTCGATCCAGTTCAAACCAAGTCGTTCAATCGTAAGAGCTATCCTCTCAGTCATCCAGCTTCTGTCACGAGTCCCTTCGGTCACTGCCGCTATAACTTGTACCCAGACCTGAAGTTCTTCCAACCCATCCCACGATATTTCATAACCTGTCAGTAGGCGCGACAGTTGAGGTTTGCGATACTGGATGGCGCCGACTGTGTGATGACTGTGCTCAGCGGCCGTGACAAGAAACCTCAAAGCGGCCAAACGAACGACTTGGTGAATTGTTGATATCCTAGAAGAATGCCCCTCTGGCCCTTCTGATGGTGTGTGCCTTGGCACCAGGAGAAGAAAGTATGAGCTATGCAGGATGGTTTCACAGTAACGGAATGTCGACTCCTCCCAGTGTTGAGACGCCTTAGCAACTCTTGTCAGTGATAGAAGAACTGAACATAAATCTGAGAGAACTGGCGACAAATCCCTCAAAGCCTTTAAAGTTTTTGCCAGAACATGGGTGATTGTGGGCTGTTCAAGCTGAGTCCATAGGTGAGAAGGAGCTACAAATCTCGGCGGACGGTCCAGGGATAGGCTTCCAATAACATCTGACCTGTGAATATCAACTTGGTTAGTTTCCGATCAGTGTCGAGTTCTAACCATTGCCTACCAAATTAAAGACAATAACAAATATGATGAACGAAACCTGTCTACTCCTCCGCGACCGCGCACCAAGGTCTCTAGGCCAGCCAGGTGGGTGCTGTATCGTTCGACTTTACCTATGCTCATCTGTAGGCAGTTAGCGGGGGATTTCAGCTTTGATCTCAAACATTACATCATAGTTGGCAAGACCTATAACAGTGATCAAAATTTCGTCAGAAGGCACGCTATTCGATGCTTGGATCTTTTGGCTGGTGAAATGTAAACTGAGATTGTAGTGCTTCAACGCAGTTGAATCTTCTCGCCCAGAATGCATATCACCTGTATACTCATTGCTATACAGGGCGGTCTCCGCAAGTGCAAGATTTAGAGTAGCCTGGTCGACAAGGCCGATAGCAAAGCACATCTCTCTGACCTTGTCGCATATGGACGACTTTGGCCGAAGCACTGTCTTTTGTAAGATTTAATAGTTCATGATAAATATTACTTACGAAAGGCTTCCATCATTTTAGCTCTAGTGTCAGTCCTGGAGTAGAGTGTCCGATCTGCACCtggctcaagaagctgcatTGATGACTCCGACACTTCAGGCCTACAATTATCTGGTTGGTAGAATGTGTATACCGGCTGGGTTTCGTGAAGTGTCAAAGTCTTTGAAATGTCCGGCTCGGTCCTTAACTTCCTACTACGCgtattctttcttcttgataATCCTATATCTTTCATCACATGCTGATGAATTTTGCGCTTGTTGTGCCGGTTTTTGACCTCGTCTGGGTGGCTCACACTGACAAACTCGAGCTTCGACCCTATCCGAGTCGAGGCAGGCATTCTGGTCGAGGGAAGATGGGGGCAGTCGATTCGTTCTCTATATGTATAGTTTTCATTAATGTGAGAAGATACGTACTGGTGATGATTGTAGATAAGCTGATATGTTTAGTGCATTCTTGATTCGTCAGCAACTTCCACGTTAGATCCAGCCAGAAAAGGACTGCAAGTGGATCGTGATAAGGTCACGCCAAAAAGCATAAAGAAAGTTGGTTCATGattcttgttcttcgggtCTAGAAAGCAAGGCATCAAGTACAATTTCCAGTGCTCAACCTTGAGCCCCTGGTAAAGCCATGTCTAATAGGCTCCAATAAACAAGTTTGACCTGCGATGACTCGGCTTGCCAGAAAGCACATCGTACTACTTTACAACAACCGGTATCCTATCACTGACCTCCATTTTTGAGAGTTTCTCCCGCATATTACGTCTCAACTCAATCCATAATGTAATCTGACTCGCCCTTGAACCAACATCCTGGACACTGTATGGATTCTCCTGTGCACCAAGACTCTGCTGCATCGTTGGCGGCACACAGATCCAGAAATCGTAGATTCTTCTTGCTTATCATCTCCTTCCAGTATGTCACTCGTTTAGGTCTATATCGAAGACAGTCGCAGCACAGCGCCATCGTCCGTTTGGGTTGACCTTTGGGAGTCAAGGGTCTCATGCGCTTGAGTAGGTCCTTGATATGTGAACAATAAGGTATGTCAGAGTACGCATGGCCACTGGCTGAGATAATGTGGAAGTCGGTAGACTGACAAAGACGACAGAATAAGGATTTGCAAGTAAGTCCAAGACAGAGTCTGTCTTCAACCTCGATATAGGGCGTGAGCTCGAGCAATATCTCATTCGGAAGAGTCTTGCATAGCGCCGATTGGTCTCGTTTGACTTGCGATAGCTATAGCGTGTTACTTTACTGTTCCTCTCGAATAGACGCGCTAGGTAGGTTGTTTCAATTGTCAAAATACGTACCTGTTGCGGAACAACAAACGGTGCGGTAGGACACAAGCGCGCGCGCATCTGACCATGTTTGTAGTAAATTGTGAAAGCCATTTTGCTGAATAACAAGTAGCTGCGGGAGAAGTTGCAGTGATGTTTGTTAAGGAAAGTTCCCTGCGCAATACTTCGTCCTCGCGAGGTGAAAGGCGTTCTGAGCAAGAAGCCACAAAAAGGAGAGTTGACGAAGCAAAAAGTCAAACTCGCGGTCGAACTCAATATGTCGTTATTGAGTTAGTTTCTGTCGTCATCTGAAGTAAGTAAAGGAATTATTTACGTATTCTTCCGTTGAAAATATTCACCTCTCACGTTCTGGAACGGTAGACGAAGTTCATATTTCCATACTGCAATTTTCTTTGTTTTTATTTGATGGAATAACATCTTGTCTCTGTCGTTCCTGTACTCATGTACCTCTCAGCTTTCAAATATGCCATAACCGCAAATATTGAACCCAAAAAGATTACATGGTTCATAAGTCATAGCTCGACGCCCAAGTGTTTTCGGTGTAAAAGAATATATCAAGTTTAACTCCGAAGTTCATTCAGTTTCCAATACACATACCCAAGAATCGCTACGATATGAACATGGTCATGGCGGAAAGCTTGGCTTCCGCTATTCCTGCCAAGCCAAGTCGTATTTTTAAACGAAAATGCATGATAATCACTAAGAGATCCATTACGCCCAGACACTAGATCATGAATAAACACAAGATGCATGTAATCAGAGGCGGCTGGGCGAACTTGGCGGAGCTTGTGCATCGTTGATCTGGGGTAGGCTGTTGATAGATGTGGCCAAGTGACAGCACCCGGCCGCCAAGAGAGTTTCTTATCAGAACGACATCCGTATCTATTAGTCAGAAGCTTGTTTCTTGGCTGGTTGGGATAGCTACAACATACATTGATAGAGCCTTGGTAATAGTCTTGGCCAGCAGTGACTCCACCTGCTTGAGGTTTTGTGTCGGGGACAGTGGCAAGGTACTGGCGGTAGCCTTATGGAATCACTATATTTATCTAGGGGTGCATTACTAGAAAGTACTAAAAATATGTTAACCTGAAGTAAGTGGGATAGTGAAGTGACTTCTGAGCCAGGATTGTACGGCATGCAACGCGTTTAGTAAAGAGGTTAGGCTGAAGCCTTAATCTTAAGTTGTTAGCTTCATAAGTGATAGACGGTATGAACTCCATTGTGTGGCGAATCTGATCTGATTTACTTATCTCCATTAAGCTTCAACGGTCTCGACTCTATCTCTTGGTTCGGTGCCAATCTGCCAACTTCCGCGTTTCTAGGCTTAGCATCAGATACGGTACAGTCCCCCACCAAAGTCCTTGGCTGCATCTAATGCTGTAACACCTCGGGCGTAATAGGGAGTGATTGCCGTAAAATACGGCCAGTTTTCCACTGTGCATCAATGCCTGCTTAGGTGCTTGGCAAGCTGCAAGCCAAGTCACTGGCCGGTTTAAGCTACGACTTCACGGAGCGGAACTTGGCCAAACGGCATTAGATCTTGGCAAGCTATTTGAGTGGACGATCATTCCGAGATCTTATCggttattaatattatatccaGGATGTTTACGGAATCTGACCGTtgagaaaagaagcaaattGATCATTGCTAGCTGCCGATCTCAAGCGGTCGCGGATTAGAGTCGCCTTAGCCGCCGTTATAAATGTAACTCGCTCGGACACAGGATACGAAGGCCTGCATTTATCTAGTTCTGGTCACTGTCTCACAGACTACTGCACAAAGCGATGAGCAGCCGTTTTTTCCATATATGCACAGAGTACAAAAACATCACGAATGGGGGTTGCCCGGGGAAAACGCGGGGTCTGGGGTCACAAAGTGTAAGCCATGCGCAAAAGCAAAATGAGGTCCTCAACAAACCAATTGATCCCTACCAGTCTCATATTGTTTCTTTTCCCACTAACGAGAGATTAGTTGCAAGAGATCAGACATTTCAGCAGTGATTCCCCTGCTCCGGTGAACCAACCGGGGGTTTTAATAGGAGTAGGCTCGATACCCTGTATCCTTGGTATCACTTATTGTGTCTTTGTAGCTCAAAAAGCAACCATAGTGGAAATTTTGGTCATTAATACTCCAAACCAAGGcaaccttgatctcagcaCTAAACGCTTAGAGATGACGCTTCAGTATCACCGCTTGCGTTGAAATGGTCCTGGTCAGCACGGCTGCATTTCACGCAATGCCTCAAAGAATGCCTAATGGTTAAATTTGCTGCTTATGCTCACCGATAAGTCACACAACCGGAGATGTGCAGGACAGATCGGCCATCAAGATGCTCCTCGTTGGTCGCTCGGCGTTTGGACCGCGCATGCCGAGTGCTGAGGCCCGAAGCCGCCACTTCGGCTGTGCCAAGCCTCAACGGAGCGGAAGGTGGATCACCGCGGCGGAGCACGTGACTCGTACGACTTTTgtcttggcatcaagggAGCGGAGGTGGGTACGGAGGCGCAGGCCGAGGCGGAGAAAACTGGGGCTCCGGAGAGGCCGGGAAAGTGTGAAGGCACATGGGCATCAAACGTGAAGAAATGAGGAACTTTTTATAGTTGACAGGAGATATGAGCCCATCGGGAAGTCAATCAAGCCTTTTCGAAGAAAGAgaataaagaaataattcACATCGAAATGATGGCAGCAAAGATCGGGGGTGCAAACTCTGCTTTATCAGTGCGGCATGTCTTACCACTAATCATAATACGAACAAACCCGAtccaagagaagaaagaaaaaatagGCGACTTTTTGGCAAGCATTCTTTCTGTTTCTCGACGTAACATGAACTGAACACACGGCCTGCCAAGACAAGAAGTGCTGTCACTATTGGACAATGGGCCCAGAGAGTGTGGATCAGGTGATATGATTGATTTTGAGTAGCCGATAAGCTTAGCGCAAGTGCCCAGAACCTTAAGCAACATAAGCGCAAGGTTAGTTAGTCCTAGAGGAGGAGCCGACAGGGTGTGGCGATCCAACAGGCCAATGGACAGAGTCCAAAGTCTACAGCCAAGCCAGCCTCTTAACTTGTTCCAGAAACGAGTGTCTCTGCCAAGGGCTCTCATTTCATGctgtttttctttcttgttaCCCTCCATGCCAGATGCAAAATCCCCCACGGAAGATGCAGAGATACCTAAACGCAGAATCGATCAGAACATCGCTTTTGTTGGATTGTCAGAAGATATGTGGGGGTGCAGAGCTCGATAGTTCGGCGTATCTTGACTTGAAGGTCCGAGGATTGATTGGATACGCGTCATTGGTCAAGCGCCAAGAGCCGCCAAGATGGAGTTGGCCCTTTGAGGTTATCACGACGACCGCTAACCCTAGGCGCCAAGATGTGATGAACCAGCTGAACCTTGATACAGACATTCTTGCCTTCGGCGAGATGGTGGTTTGTCGAGCAATCACTAGCTTGTGCTTTTTCCTTGGCTCTCTCGTCTTGGCTAagatggcatggcatggtcGAGTACCGGTTGATACTCTCGGATGGTGGTGGAATGCCGAATGAGCTTTCAGAACGAGTAAGAGAGCTGCAAAACATAGCATCCATGGTTCAGTGGGCACGACTGGAGTTTGAGACAAGAGATGGGCATCTCGTTAATAACAGTGTTGCATTGGTCATGTTTGGTATGCTGCCATGGCTCTAACAGAGAGCTATGACCATGCTCGCATTGCAATCGAGGCCATGTGTCAACGGTTAGCTTAACCATGACGATGGATGCCCGTTGAAACAACCGGTCCATGATGATCAAAAGACCAGGGGAATGTCCGAAAATGCTTGTTGGAGAAGTGCTGTAAATTTGACAGACGCCGCTCTAGACGCTGACCTCGTGAGAAGCGAGAGGATCCATGACCGCCGCGACCATGCGACAATCCAAGTCTGCAATGCACACCAATGACCTCACCTCTCAATTGTaacaagagcagcaagaTTTCTCTTGTCGCGCAGTCTATCCTCCGTCTTTGCACCCATTGCACGTTTGCGCAACACGCCAAGCTGCCAAGACGCCAGGATCCCCACTACACACACCACCAAACAGTCTCACGATACGATACGCTACTTTATCATTTTACCGGCCTGTGTTTTTATTTGGGGTTTTGGGATGGTAACGCGACTGGGGTCTGGAGATGATAGAACCTGGAAGAAAAGCACcgagagattgagaagaaaTTTGCGACATGCTTCCAGGTCCTGGTGCTGCATCCAAGCTTACACAGTTACATAGACTGAAGACTGAGTATAGAAAGACCTCTATCGATGGTAGCACGGCAGTTGGAGCGTAAAATACGGTCCATCACTGGAATTGACGTCACGGGGCCGTCCGTTTCGTTTCCTCTCCGTTCTGGGGACGGCCGTCAACGATACGGCACCTGATTTATAGGAACACACCACAACTAAGGTAGGCTAAATTCACTAAGAAAGTAGCACTGCATTTGCAGGCCGAGGGGAGGCTCAACACCTGTCTACAGGGGTTTATGGGGGGAGTGTGTGGGGAAAATAGCGAACTCTCCAAGTCCGGTGGCGGATGTAAAGCTGCTCAGGTTCGGGTTCGGGATGGGACCAACGCCAAGAAATCCCGAGCCTGGCAACGACTCAGGTCCGCGATAACATGAGCAATTGCGTTGCTCTCATGGGCCTTTTTCTAATTATGACGGTACTATTGTTTCTTGAGATTTCTCCCTCCCTCAACTATATATGACTTCGTCCCCCGCACCCCGCCAAGGTCTATTTCCCATAAACTCCAAAGTTATCAATCACATACGTCGATTGTTCTCTAATCGTACAGATAACATTTACCCATTCATGCCTTGAATCTAATTCCTTAATCATCACTCTTTTATTCGTCGATGAAGTTCAAGTAGTCAATCGACTCTTGTATACAGCGCCAACCATAACGACCGTCACTTATACCCAGAGCATAGGGCACACAAACAACAGTTTAAGCTCTCTTCTCGCGCCTTTTCATACAAATCCTGGTCGCCAATCTTCATTCCATCGACCATGGCGGCCGAGTACCCCAAGCACCCGTTCCTCCTCACAATTGAGGAGACGGCGCAAGCTCTCGACACCAGCATCGACAAGGGCCTTACCAGCCAACAAGTGGCTGAAGCTCAGCAAAGATATCCCAAGAATGAGCTCGACGTGGGCGGTACAGTACCATGGTACAGTATTTTGACCAAGCAGCTGCTCAATGCCATGATCATTGTAAGTGGCATTCCCCTTCAAACTCAATTTGCCAAACTAACCCGCCACAGGTACTGGCATTTGCCATGGCTCTCAGTTTCGGTATCAAAGATTACATCGAAGGTGGTGtgcttgtctttgttatCGTCCTAAACGTCACCATTGGTTTCTGGCAAGAGTACCGCGCGGAGAAGCGCATGGATGCTCTCCGagctctctcctctcctAGTGCCATGGTTCTTCGCGATGGAAAGACTCAAGTTATTTCCAAGTAAGTATTCACCACGCAGAACCAAAACTTTACTCGAAACTAATCAATTGCGCAGCCCCGAAGTCGTTCCCGGTGACATCGTCCTTCTCAAGATGGGCGACACCGTCCCCGCCGACCTCCGTCTCTTTGAAGCCATGAACCTTGCTTGCGAGGAAGGTCAACTTACTGGCGAATCAATCCCCGTCGAGAAGATTACTGATAACAATATCACCGCTCCCGGAACCGAGAAGCCTGTCGAGTCCGAGGATGAGATCGGTATTGGTGACCGTGTCAACATGGCTTATGCCACCACCGTCGTCCGAAAGGGCCGTGGTCGTGGTATTGTTACTGCTACTGGTATGTCCACCGAGGTCGGTAAGATTGCTGCCTCTACTTCCAAGAAGACTCGCAAAGCTGGCCGATCTATGAACTACAAGAAGTACGGAAAGCGGCAGCCCTTTGTTGGTGCTTCCAAGCGAACTTGGGATGTTATCGGCAAGTTCTTGGGTCTCACCGAAGGAACACCGCTCCAGCGAAAGCTCTCCGCTCTTGCTTACGTCCTCTTTGGTTGTGCTATCATTCTCGCTATCGTCGTGTTTGCCGTCAACAAGTTCGACATGAAGAACGAGGTCATTATTTATGCGACATCTCTTGGTATCGCCATTATCCCCGAGTCCCTGGTGGCTGTCTTGACTATTACCATGGTCGTTGCTGTTACTGTCATGCGAAAGGCCAATGTCGTTGTCCGTGATCTTTCCGCCCTCGAAGCTCTTGGAGGTGTTACCAACATTTGCTCTGACAAGACTGGTACCCTCACCGAAGGAGCTATGATTGTTCGCAAGGCCTGGATCCCCTCTTCTCATATCTACACTGTTCGCGACTCTCAGAGCCCCAACGATCCCACCAAGGGTCGAGTTACCTACTCCAAGCAAAACGATGAGCccgaggagaaggaggccCCTCGTGACTACGATCGCGAGCGCAGTGCCGCTGTCCTCAAGTTCGATGTCCCCGATGAGAAGCTTAACCAGAACAACGCCCAGCCCAAGAAGCCTGAGCCCGAGGTTGAGTGCGAGATGACTGATGAACTTCAGGCTTTCTTGCTTTCTTCCGCTCTTTGCAACTTGGCTACTGTTCGAtacgatgatgaagaggagaagtggCAGGTTACTGGTGAGCCTACCGAAATTGCCCTTCAGGTCTTCACCCACCGCTTCAACTCTGGAAAGAAGACTCTTGAGGGTGAAGGCTGGAAGCAAATCGCCGAATTCCCCTTCGACAGCTCTATCAAGCGAATGTCCGTCATCTACGATGCCCCAGAGGGTGCCAAGGGTTCCATTATCGACACTGCCAACTCAATGGTCTTCACCAAGGGTGCTGTCGAGCGTGTCTTGGATCTCTGCGACTACGTTGGCACTGGACCTGATCAGCAGCCCATTAccgatgagctcaaggagagTGTCCTCGAGCAGATGAACAGTCTCGCTTCCCAGGGCCAACGTGTTCTGGCTATCGCCTACCGTCCTTGGGATGGTCGTTTCACCGCCAAGCAGGCCTCTTCTCccgctgaggatgagaagcttCGAACTGAGGTCGAGCAGGGTCTTATTCTACTTGGTCTTGCTGGTATCTACGATCCTCCTCGCCGCGAAACTAAGCCCTCTATCGCCGAGTGTTCCAACGCTGGTATCCGAGTTCATATGCTTACTGGTGATCACCCTGAGACTGCTAAGGCCATTGCCAAGGAAGTCGGTATCATTCCCAAGAACCTTAGTATTCTACCTGATCACGTCGCCAAGTCCATTGTTCAGAAGGCGACCGATTTCGACAGAATGACCGACGAGGAGATTGATGCTCTCGAGGAACTTCCTCTAGTTATTGCCCGTTGCGCTCCTGACACCAAGACCCGCATGATCGACGCTCTCCGTCGTCGTGGTGCCTTCATGGCTATgactggtgatggtgtcaaCGATGCCCCTTCTCTGTCTCGTGCCGATGTTGGTATTGCTATGGGTTCCGGATCTGATGTTGCCAAGTCTGCCTCCAAGATCGTACTTACCGATGATAAGTTCAACTCCATTGTCGCTGCTATCCGCGAGGGTCGTCGCATGTTCGACAACATCCAGAAGTTCGTCCTCCATCTCCTAACTTCCAACGTTGGTGAGGTTATCCTCTTGGTTTGCGGTCTTGCTTTCGTCGACGACAGTGGCTTTTCCGTGTTCCCTGTCTCGCCTCTTCAAATTATCTGGATCAACATGGCTACCTCTTCATTCCCTGCCTTCGGACTCGGTCGCGAGCAGGGTGCTCAGGACATCATGCGCAAGCCTCCTCAGGATAAGAAGCGCGGTGTTTTCACCAAccagatcatcatcgacatgATTGTCTACGGTATTATCATGGGTGCTTGCACAATGTGCActttcgtcatcatcgtctaTGGTGCCAACGGCGGCAACCTTGGCTTCGAGTGCAATCAGCGATACTCCGAGGAGTGTATTCCCGTGTTCAAGGCTCGCGCTGCTACTTTTGCTGAGCTGACATGGCTGATCCTCATCTCTGCCTGGGAGTTCAAGAGTCTGCGCCGCTCCGTCTTCCGCCTTAACCCCGACGACGACAGCAAGTTCCCCGTGTTCAAGGACATCTACTCCAAccgcttcctcttctggtcCGTTATCATTGGCGGTCTCTCCGTCTTCCCTGTTGTCTACATTCCCGTCCTTAACCacaagttcttcaagcacACTGGCATCACTTGGGAGTGGGCTCTGGCCGTTGGCTTCACTGTTGTGTTCGTTGCTGGCATTGAGCTCTGGAAGATGACCAAGCGACACTTCCACCTTCTTGAGGACGCTCCTGTCCGACGTGGTGTTTGGGGCCAGGGTGGTGAAGACGGTGGTCGCCTTGCTCGAACTATGTCTCTGTCCAGCTTCAAGACCTGGGCATCTTTCTCTCGAAAGGACACTGGCGAGTCTCTCGGAAAGCGAAGCACCTCTCGTGGACCTACCGATCGACACATTGTGCCTCAAGGCCTTGCAGCCACCGAGGCCTAATTTTATGATTTGCATCTCTGATGATAAAAACATTTAAAAAGGGGTGAGGGTAGTTTTCGAATATGTGGTCTCATGAACTGAAGAATATTTTGGACAGATGGGAAGGATCATGACGAATCTTAATATTGCATGTTACATTGATATCACTTCTGCTTTTAGTTGCATTATTCCGCCCTGATAGAGGGTATAGATATCCCGCTGCCCAGCCACAGAATGCTGGTGCAAATGAATTACATTGTCACTGAACCTTTTTTGTCCTGTGTGATGTCTTGGAAATCTTTCAGTGTCTTTTATTCATTAATCTATCCTCTACATAATTGTTTTAACCACAACAGCCAGCACCACAGCCAACAGACCCACGCTGGGTAAACTCACTTTCGTATGCGAAGCATTGTTCTCACCAGTCGTGTTGAGTCCCAAGTATTGAGCACCGATGGTTGTCAGACCACCACTATTTGACAGGAAGGCGGCGTTAGGGCCAACATTGGATACATCTGAGCGAAAGGCGCCGAAATAGGTGTATCTCCCAATGAAGGCTGACTCGTCGAACCATTTAAGAGTCTGCTTGAAGAATTGTTCTGTCGGTTGAGGGTCTTGGTGCGCGTAGGCGTATTCTGTCACCCATATAGTAGAGTTGGGCCACCTATCAATAATCTGTTAGCTTGAGTATGTGTTGTAAACAGGAGAGACATACTCGGCAAGACGTTCACCAATGTGAGAGGCAAGGCCTTCAAAGTTGTCGTACCAATGCACAGGCAGATAGTCCCATGTGCAGTTTCTTTTAGGCCCATTTTGACTCTTGATCGCGGAGCAATTGCCCAAGAACTGCTTGAGCCATGGCATGCTACCCCATCCACCTGTACAAGCAGGAAGACCCAATTTTACACCCATCTCACCCAGCGGCTCAAAGTTCGCGACCCAAGCCTCGGCAGCGACCTTTGGGTCGAGATTGCTTCCCCCCACATCGTTGCCAGCATCGGGTTCATTGAATCCCAAGACATGCGTGATGTTGACCCCATCTTCCATGAGGCTCTTGACATTTTGCAGGAATGTCGTATCGCTTGAGTCGGGTCCTACACCCCACATCATAGGTACGAACTCGAACTGTTCTTGAGGAACATCCTTATATACAGCAGAGGGCTTGTCTCCATAGTTGTAGTACCAGGTGATATCGCTGCCGTTCTGGACCCAAATTTTGTCGTCCTGAGGTTTCTCGGTGTTGGGAACGAAGCAAAGCCCTCTCTTATGATCGCGGGTGGCGTACGAGAGACCGGCTAGCATGAGAGCCAGGAGATGCTTTGACAAAGCCATGCTCTTGTTTGATCGTAAAGTATGTTTTGAGTAATAGCTGTGGTTGATTCAAGAGAAAGGAGAGGTAACAAGCCAGGTTCCAAAGGCTGGGTGTCTCGAATGGAAAAGTTGGGActgttcttctcagcttctaACGGTCCACTGGCGTTGCCTGATGTTCTGTCCCAGTGGCGGTTAAGTTAAACACAAATTGGCACAGGTAAGTATGAAAAGAAAGTATGAatgttcagcttcagcagaTTATCAGGAAGATTGTCAATAAAAGGGAGTGACGAGTCAACAAAGGACAACAGAGATCGCAGTCATAAGGAGGAGAACGAGAAGAGGCGCGGCCTCGAGTTATGAGGAAACATCCAGCAAACATTACGTTCCATAACTGTTCTTCATCCATCAAATAACCTGGACAGCTTGTAAGCGGTGGCTTCTGGAAAGTCGCCGAAAATGGATATAGTATGAAGCTATCCGATCTACTGGTTGGTTTACATGGCCGCATCTGGAAGATAGTCTGTCAAGCCAGGGCCCAGACGTTCAGAAACTAGGGACTTCCGAGACACGCTCTATAGAATCCAGCGCCCTTATTGGATCATCGTGATGATCCAGGAACAAGCGCGGCACTACGCCACGTTCTCGTGGGTTAAATACCCGTCAGAATCGATATAATGGAGACTGGACCAGGTTGGTGGACCCATTTTCATCTAAGAATGGGCTGGCGTTGAGATGCCAACCCCATGCTTCACATCATGGGCGCTTGCTCTTCACTGTTTTAGCCTGTGCTCAGTCTTCCTCAAGAATGTCAGAGAATGACACATAACGAAGAGAGTTGAAAAGTTCGTAAAGCATGAACTAGAAGAAAAACGCCATGGAAAGTGAGAATCATCCGTTGAGCCAACTGCATGTTGAGTTTTTCTTTGCATTCCAGTCCTTTTTGACGGTGAATTTGGTAGCATGACTTCTCAAAGCAGAAGATGCTGTCCAGTCGAAGCGACATTGTGTACAGAGCGTATAACGCGCAGAGTTAGGGACAATTAGATACTGACATCATGACTAATAAGCAATAATCGAAGTCCGGGAT
This window encodes:
- a CDS encoding uncharacterized protein (uncharacterized protein family), coding for MALSKHLLALMLAGLSYATRDHKRGLCFVPNTEKPQDDKIWVQNGSDITWYYNYGDKPSAVYKDVPQEQFEFVPMMWGVGPDSSDTTFLQNVKSLMEDGVNITHVLGFNEPDAGNDVGGSNLDPKVAAEAWVANFEPLGEMGVKLGLPACTGGWGSMPWLKQFLGNCSAIKSQNGPKRNCTWDYLPVHWYDNFEGLASHIGERLAEWPNSTIWVTEYAYAHQDPQPTEQFFKQTLKWFDESAFIGRYTYFGAFRSDVSNVGPNAAFLSNSGGLTTIGAQYLGLNTTGENNASHTKVSLPSVGLLAVVLAVVVKTIM